From a region of the Zingiber officinale cultivar Zhangliang chromosome 4B, Zo_v1.1, whole genome shotgun sequence genome:
- the LOC121976230 gene encoding protein TIC 20-I, chloroplastic-like has protein sequence MILNGGMMTLGSAALQLWPCRASSNSNISYFSRSSHSRARVFCRSTEFDPLHTRGWATSHSSIGSSFRRGDHGKFPSTLPVFRKFDTAHPRNRVAPRASKDVPTSFRYPAMTTKPRWWWRVLACIPYLMPLHETWMYAETAFHLHPFLEDFEFLTYPFLRVIGRLPGWFLMAYFFTAYLGIVRRKEWPHFFRFHVVMGMLLEIALQVVGSISRWMPLSVYWGKIGMHFWVAVAFGYLFTVLECMRCAIAGMYADIPFVCDAAYIQIPYD, from the exons ATGATTCTAAATGGAGGCATGATGACTTTGGGCAGCGCAGCACTTCAACTTTGGCCTTGCAGAGCATCTAGTAACTCCAATATTTCTTACTTCTCTCGTAGCTCGCATTCAAGAGCACGGGTTTTTTGTCGTTCTACAGAATTTGATCCTTTGCACACAAGAG GTTGGGCTACCTCACATTCTTCAATTGGCTCCTCTTTTCGGAGAGGTGATCATGGCAAATTTCCAAGCACGCTACCAGTTTTCCGTAAATTCGATACTGCACATCCCAGAAATCGTGTGGCTCCAAGGGCATCAAAGGATGTCCCTACGAGCTTTCGGTACCCTGCCATGACCACAAAGCCGAGGTGGTGGTGGAGGGTGTTAGCCTGCATTCCATACCTTATGCCCCTCCATGAGACATGGATGTATGCTGAGACTGCCTTCCACCTCCATCCTTTCTTAGAAGATTTCGAGTTCCTTACGTACCCATTCCTCAGAGTTATTGGTCGCTTGCCTGGCTGGTTCCTTATGGCCTACTTCTTTACAGCCTACCTAGGCATTGTGAGGAGGAAAGAATGGCCTCACTTCTTCCGATTTCATGTCGTGATGGGCATGCTGCTTGAGATAGCTCTCCAGGTTGTAGGTTCTATAAGCCGTTGGATGCCGCTTTCTGTTTACTGGGGCAAAATTGGTATGCATTTCTGGGTTGCAGTTGCATTTGGCTACCTGTTCACAGTGCTGGAGTGCATGAGGTGCGCGATAGCAGGCATGTATGCTGACATTCCATTCGTCTGTGATGCCGCGTATATTCAGATTCCCTATGACTAA
- the LOC121976229 gene encoding uncharacterized protein YnbB-like isoform X2, whose product MRVLKAFQNAGIGSHHFSGCTGYGHDDGGGREALDRVFAEIVGAESAIVRSQFFSGTHAITCALFAFLRPGDELLAVAGAPYDTLEEVIGIRESSSNGSLKDFGVTYREVPLAEDGNLSWEELTFAVGPRTKCALIQRSCGYSWRQSLSVADIQRAITMIKMQKPDCMVMVDNCYGEFVEIYEPPMVGADLIAGSLIKNPGGTIAPCGGYVAGKRTWVEAAATRLSAPGLGVDFGSTPGDVRRALFQGLFLSPQMVGEAIKGGLLISEVMSMKGYKVQPLPGGPRFDTVQAVQLRSRDRLISFCEAVQRCCPVGSFIKPTAGVTPGYASEVIFADGTFVDGSTSELSCDGPLREPFTVFCQGGTHWTHWAFALGEVLKVI is encoded by the exons ATGCGCGTTTTGAAAGCCTTTCAGAACGCCGGAATTGGATCGCAT CATTTTAGTGGATGCACAGGTTATGGTCATGATGATGGTGGAGGGCGTGAAGCACTTGACCGTGTTTTTGCTGAAATTGTTGGAGCAGAATCAGCTATAGTTCGCTCCCAG TTTTTCTCTGGCACACATGCCATTACCTGTGCTTTGTTTGCTTTTCTGAGACCTGGAGATGAG CTTTTAGCAGTTGCTGGAGCTCCTTATGACACCTTAGAGGAAGTGATTGGGATCAGAGAATCATCTAGCAATGGATCCCTCAAAGATTTTGGAGTGACATATCGAGAAGTTCCA CTTGCAGAAGATGGGAACCTCAGTTGGGAAGAACTTACATTTGCTGTGGGACCTCGTACAAAATGTGCTTTGATACAGAGGTCGTGTGGTTATTCTTGGCGTCAAAGCTTAAGTGTCGCTGATATCCAAAGAGCTATAACAATGATAAAG ATGCAGAAACCAGATTGCATGGTCATGGTTGATAATTGCTATGGTGAATTTGTGGAAATATACGAACCTCCTATGGTG GGAGCTGATTTAATTGCTGGGAGCTTAATAAAGAACCCTGGAGGAACTATTGCACCCTGTGGTGGGTACGTTGCAGGAAAAAGAACGTGGGTTGAGGCTGCAGCAACAAGACTTTCTGCACCTGGTCTTGGAGTAGATTTTGGATCAACACCAGGTGATGTGAGGCGAGCACTTTTCCAAGGCTTATTCCTTTCACCCCAGATGGTTGGAGAGGCAATAAAG GGAGGTTTACTCATTTCAGAAGTAATGTCAATGAAAGGTTACAAAGTCCAACCACTTCCAGGAGGACCTCGTTTTGATACTGTACAG GCAGTACAGCTTCGAAGCAGAGATCGTCTAATATCTTTCTGTGAAGCTGTTCAAAGATGTTGTCCTGTTGGATCCTTTATAAAACCAACTGCTGGTGTGACTCCTGGATATGCATCAGAG GTAATCTTTGCAGATGGAACATTTGTTGATGGAAGCACGAGTGAGTTGTCATGTGATGGACCACTTAGGGAGCCATTCACAGTTTTCTGTCAG GGAGGGACACACTGGACTCATTGGGCGTTTGCTTTAGGAGAAGTCCTGAAGGTAATTTAG
- the LOC121976229 gene encoding uncharacterized protein YnbB-like isoform X1 — protein MPLSLSSAGGGAGACAVATFTKPAQLPPRKRRVSGLFFSRTADSEAGRLLSRVASAYPAPPFVPEVEKAVESLRPNFREVDNLVAHNSMRVLKAFQNAGIGSHHFSGCTGYGHDDGGGREALDRVFAEIVGAESAIVRSQFFSGTHAITCALFAFLRPGDELLAVAGAPYDTLEEVIGIRESSSNGSLKDFGVTYREVPLAEDGNLSWEELTFAVGPRTKCALIQRSCGYSWRQSLSVADIQRAITMIKMQKPDCMVMVDNCYGEFVEIYEPPMVGADLIAGSLIKNPGGTIAPCGGYVAGKRTWVEAAATRLSAPGLGVDFGSTPGDVRRALFQGLFLSPQMVGEAIKGGLLISEVMSMKGYKVQPLPGGPRFDTVQAVQLRSRDRLISFCEAVQRCCPVGSFIKPTAGVTPGYASEVIFADGTFVDGSTSELSCDGPLREPFTVFCQGGTHWTHWAFALGEVLKVI, from the exons ATGCCCTTATCCTTGTCCTCCGCCGGCGGCGGCGCCGGAGCCTGCGCAGTCGCAACCTTCACAAAGCCAGCTCAGTTGCCACCCCGTAAACGGCGGGTCTCTGGATTGTTCTTCTCCCGCACGGCTGATAGCGAGGCCGGTCGCCTCTTGTCACGCGTCGCTTCCGCCTATCCAGCTCCGCCCTTCGTTCCTGAG GTAGAGAAAGCGGTGGAATCTTTACGCCCGAATTTCAGAGAGGTAGATAATTTGGTGGCGCATAACTCCATGCGCGTTTTGAAAGCCTTTCAGAACGCCGGAATTGGATCGCAT CATTTTAGTGGATGCACAGGTTATGGTCATGATGATGGTGGAGGGCGTGAAGCACTTGACCGTGTTTTTGCTGAAATTGTTGGAGCAGAATCAGCTATAGTTCGCTCCCAG TTTTTCTCTGGCACACATGCCATTACCTGTGCTTTGTTTGCTTTTCTGAGACCTGGAGATGAG CTTTTAGCAGTTGCTGGAGCTCCTTATGACACCTTAGAGGAAGTGATTGGGATCAGAGAATCATCTAGCAATGGATCCCTCAAAGATTTTGGAGTGACATATCGAGAAGTTCCA CTTGCAGAAGATGGGAACCTCAGTTGGGAAGAACTTACATTTGCTGTGGGACCTCGTACAAAATGTGCTTTGATACAGAGGTCGTGTGGTTATTCTTGGCGTCAAAGCTTAAGTGTCGCTGATATCCAAAGAGCTATAACAATGATAAAG ATGCAGAAACCAGATTGCATGGTCATGGTTGATAATTGCTATGGTGAATTTGTGGAAATATACGAACCTCCTATGGTG GGAGCTGATTTAATTGCTGGGAGCTTAATAAAGAACCCTGGAGGAACTATTGCACCCTGTGGTGGGTACGTTGCAGGAAAAAGAACGTGGGTTGAGGCTGCAGCAACAAGACTTTCTGCACCTGGTCTTGGAGTAGATTTTGGATCAACACCAGGTGATGTGAGGCGAGCACTTTTCCAAGGCTTATTCCTTTCACCCCAGATGGTTGGAGAGGCAATAAAG GGAGGTTTACTCATTTCAGAAGTAATGTCAATGAAAGGTTACAAAGTCCAACCACTTCCAGGAGGACCTCGTTTTGATACTGTACAG GCAGTACAGCTTCGAAGCAGAGATCGTCTAATATCTTTCTGTGAAGCTGTTCAAAGATGTTGTCCTGTTGGATCCTTTATAAAACCAACTGCTGGTGTGACTCCTGGATATGCATCAGAG GTAATCTTTGCAGATGGAACATTTGTTGATGGAAGCACGAGTGAGTTGTCATGTGATGGACCACTTAGGGAGCCATTCACAGTTTTCTGTCAG GGAGGGACACACTGGACTCATTGGGCGTTTGCTTTAGGAGAAGTCCTGAAGGTAATTTAG